GGCACGCGGCGCTGTACCTCCTCCCGGTCTGCGCGATGATGACGCACCTGTGGCGCTCCGGCCGACGTGCGGACATCGGCCTGGTGGACTTCGCGTACCTGAAGCCGCCCCGCCGGCTGCGCGTCACCATCCCGGGCCTGCTCGAGCACCTCCGCCTCATCGGCTGCTTCGACGACGGCAGCGTCGAGTTCATGTCCAGGGTCGTCGAGGACAGCGGCATGGGCGACGAGACCTACTTTCCGCCGGCGCTGCACTATCTCCCGCCGTCCGCCACGCACGCCGACGCCGTCCAGGAGGCGGGGATGCTCTTCTTCCCCACGCTCGACGAGCTGTTCGCTAAGACGGGCGTGCCGCCGTCCGCCGTCGGCGCGCTCGTCGTCAACTGCAGCGGGTTCGGCCCTGCCCCGTCGCTCACCGCCATCATCGCCAACCGCTACCGCATGCCCAGCGACGTCAAGACCTTCAACCTGTCCGGCATGGGGTGCGCCGCGGGCATTGTCGGCGTGGACGTCGCGAGGGGCGTCCTGAGAGCGCACGTGGGCGCCGTCGACTACGCCGTCGTCGTCAGCGCGGAGATCGTCACGATCGGGTGGTACAGAGGGAGGGACCGCAGCAAGCTTCTGCTCAACTGCTTCTTCCGCACTGGCTGCGCCGCCGCGCTGCTGTCGAACACCGCATCGGCGGCAGCGCCGGTCAAGTACCGGCTCGTCGCGCTGAAGCGCACGACCATTGCGGCCGACGACTGCGGCTACAATTTGGCCgtgagggaggaggacgacgagggcaTCACCGGGTTCACCATCGGCCGCGGCCTCGGCCGTGTGTTCCGGGACCTCCTCCGCGCCCACCTCCCCGGCTTCGGCGCCTCCATCCTCCCGTGGCACGAGAAGCTCCGCTACGCCGCCGCGCTCGTGCgattccaccgccgccgccggagtagcAAGAAGGTCCAAGGCGGCGAAGGCCGCGTGGAGGCGCCGAAGCCGAACTTCCTGGCGGCGGCGAGCCACTTCTGCCTGCCGTCGTCGGGGATGCCGAACATACGGAGGCTGGCGGAGGGGCTGGgggtgggggagagggaggcggaggcggcgctgGCGACGTTCCAGCGGTTCGGGAACCAGTCGGCGTCGTCGCTGTGGTACCAGCTCGGGTACCACGAGGCGAGGGGGCGGGTCCGGCGGGGCGACCGCGTGTGGCAGCTCGGCATCGGGAGCGGGCCCAAGGCGAGCAGCGCCCTGTGGGAGCGCGTCGCGGCGTACGGCGACGCCGCGGCGGCCGACGAGGGGCCGTGGGGCGACTGCGTCCTCCGCTACCCGGCGAGGGCAC
This window of the Triticum aestivum cultivar Chinese Spring chromosome 5D, IWGSC CS RefSeq v2.1, whole genome shotgun sequence genome carries:
- the LOC123122232 gene encoding 3-ketoacyl-CoA synthase 4, translated to MEMAHRDHLLAAVHGVLGVAVLILCLVAELSVLVFRRHAALYLLPVCAMMTHLWRSGRRADIGLVDFAYLKPPRRLRVTIPGLLEHLRLIGCFDDGSVEFMSRVVEDSGMGDETYFPPALHYLPPSATHADAVQEAGMLFFPTLDELFAKTGVPPSAVGALVVNCSGFGPAPSLTAIIANRYRMPSDVKTFNLSGMGCAAGIVGVDVARGVLRAHVGAVDYAVVVSAEIVTIGWYRGRDRSKLLLNCFFRTGCAAALLSNTASAAAPVKYRLVALKRTTIAADDCGYNLAVREEDDEGITGFTIGRGLGRVFRDLLRAHLPGFGASILPWHEKLRYAAALVRFHRRRRSSKKVQGGEGRVEAPKPNFLAAASHFCLPSSGMPNIRRLAEGLGVGEREAEAALATFQRFGNQSASSLWYQLGYHEARGRVRRGDRVWQLGIGSGPKASSALWERVAAYGDAAAADEGPWGDCVLRYPARAPGAPLA